From Myxococcus stipitatus, the proteins below share one genomic window:
- a CDS encoding HNH endonuclease, translating into MINSAVLVLNRYYQPVHVTSVKRAFSLLYQGVAKAIDAQYRLYEFDDWAALSATQDCITTINRTIRVPRVLVLSAYDHLPRGRVRFSRLNIYARDADTCQYCGKTLPRSELNLDHVMPRTQGGKTTWENVVCSCVPCNLMKGGRTPEQAGMRLLKKPVRPRWTPLFRGASRKVTYQEWLPFLHLADASYWNVELLDD; encoded by the coding sequence ATGATCAACAGCGCCGTCCTCGTCCTCAACCGGTACTACCAACCGGTGCATGTCACGTCGGTGAAGCGGGCGTTCTCGCTGCTGTATCAGGGCGTCGCCAAGGCCATCGACGCGCAGTACCGGCTCTACGAGTTCGACGATTGGGCGGCGCTGAGCGCCACGCAGGACTGCATCACCACCATCAACCGGACCATCCGCGTTCCCCGGGTGCTGGTGCTCAGCGCGTATGACCACCTGCCCCGGGGCAGGGTGCGCTTCTCGCGACTCAACATCTACGCCCGCGACGCGGACACCTGTCAGTACTGCGGGAAGACGCTGCCGCGCAGCGAGCTGAACCTGGACCACGTGATGCCGCGCACCCAGGGCGGCAAGACGACGTGGGAGAACGTGGTGTGCTCGTGCGTGCCCTGCAACCTGATGAAGGGTGGTCGCACGCCGGAGCAGGCGGGCATGAGGCTGCTCAAGAAGCCCGTGCGCCCGCGCTGGACGCCCTTGTTCCGCGGCGCTTCGCGCAAGGTGACCTACCAGGAGTGGCTGCCCTTCCTGCACCTGGCGGACGCGTCGTACTGGAACGTCGAGCTGCTCGACGACTAG